One genomic window of Rhodothermaceae bacterium includes the following:
- a CDS encoding CvpA family protein, giving the protein MNWLDILIIVVLGVGSLIGFRRGLILQLFGLVSFVASFLIGFLYMEGVGDWFENQLGVSVTYSSLFGFGAVFLGVYVCAMIVTRFLDKVVKKTVVIGGLNRIFGGVVGLITSGLALSLLLYALATVNLPPSELRSSSALYEVVYQFFPQTWDLVTQKFPELSELIDRFPSVF; this is encoded by the coding sequence ATGAATTGGCTTGACATATTGATTATCGTAGTTCTAGGGGTCGGCTCCCTGATAGGGTTTCGACGTGGACTCATACTCCAACTTTTTGGTTTGGTCAGTTTTGTTGCATCATTTTTGATCGGTTTCCTCTACATGGAAGGTGTGGGGGACTGGTTTGAAAATCAGCTAGGAGTTTCCGTAACGTATTCTTCTCTTTTTGGCTTTGGGGCGGTGTTCCTGGGCGTTTACGTGTGTGCGATGATCGTTACCCGTTTCCTCGACAAAGTGGTCAAAAAAACTGTGGTGATCGGTGGCTTGAATCGGATTTTTGGGGGAGTCGTAGGACTGATCACCTCGGGCTTGGCATTAAGCTTGCTACTCTATGCTTTGGCCACGGTGAATCTCCCGCCGAGTGAGCTTCGCAGTTCGTCTGCACTCTACGAAGTCGTGTATCAATTCTTCCCACAGACATGGGATCTGGTAACCCAAAAATTCCCTGAGCTCTCTGAGCTAATCGACCGCTTCCCCTCTGTATTTTAA
- a CDS encoding ROK family protein translates to MTLIAGIDIGGTRTRCALAHKGSPQEIYYRASAATPQQGPEAVLDVAVGLIRDGLESGDQLSAVGCVAPGMTDPEAGIVLEAANLNDWVNVPLRFALESKIETPTVIENDVNAAAVAEAGLSTSPVGSPMVYMTVSTGIATGILIDGKVLRGANHSAGEIGKMIPSPEHLGQSWQPGGCLERLAGGAGLAAQWARIQSGPSDSTRTIEVYQAADAGNAEAKELVTTATNYIAQSAVGLASVIDPAIIILSGSIGLARPEIIKQMRQELANAIPYPPRVRLSDLGGDAPLLGSLVLADFLVDDSASFAGFSLGL, encoded by the coding sequence ATGACACTCATTGCAGGGATTGATATCGGAGGGACGCGAACCCGGTGTGCACTCGCTCACAAGGGTAGTCCTCAAGAAATCTACTACCGGGCCTCGGCTGCAACTCCACAGCAGGGACCCGAAGCCGTACTTGACGTAGCGGTTGGCTTAATTCGTGATGGGCTTGAGAGTGGCGACCAACTGAGTGCGGTTGGCTGCGTTGCACCGGGAATGACTGACCCGGAAGCTGGGATCGTGCTCGAGGCCGCCAATCTGAATGACTGGGTAAACGTTCCCCTACGCTTCGCCCTTGAGTCGAAAATTGAAACCCCTACGGTCATAGAGAATGACGTAAATGCAGCAGCAGTTGCAGAAGCCGGGCTGAGCACTTCCCCGGTAGGATCGCCGATGGTCTATATGACCGTGAGTACCGGGATTGCCACTGGAATCCTCATAGATGGAAAGGTATTACGTGGCGCAAATCACTCCGCCGGGGAAATCGGCAAGATGATTCCCTCGCCGGAACACCTTGGACAATCTTGGCAGCCTGGTGGGTGTCTAGAGCGTCTTGCCGGCGGGGCTGGACTGGCTGCCCAATGGGCACGCATCCAAAGCGGTCCCTCAGACTCAACGCGTACTATTGAAGTCTATCAGGCGGCGGACGCAGGAAATGCCGAAGCGAAAGAACTGGTCACTACAGCAACAAACTACATCGCACAGTCCGCTGTAGGATTAGCCAGTGTTATAGATCCTGCGATCATTATTTTGAGCGGAAGCATTGGGCTTGCCCGCCCGGAGATCATCAAACAAATGCGTCAAGAATTGGCGAATGCCATTCCTTATCCCCCGCGTGTACGTTTATCCGATTTGGGAGGTGATGCCCCTTTATTGGGCTCGCTGGTGTTGGCCGATTTCTTGGTAGATGACTCCGCTAGCTTCGCTGGCTTCTCTTTGGGTTTATAA
- a CDS encoding DUF1080 domain-containing protein — translation MQQFTIEALAKPLRLDTDITHGLPRAIFYRLEEGFARGSILSLALLVTVSPVLGQVPSLEAWDIHDLDRPQPQIVTPGELTSSPAPSDAIVLFDGTNFDEWTHANGDPVVWYLRDGYMEVKPGTGIIKTIRSFGDVQLHIEWATPNSGEGQDSGNSGVYLMSTYEVQVLNSFNNKTYPDGQAASLYGQYPPLVNASRPPLEWQSYDIVFRRPHFEEDGSLKEPARVTVFHNDVLVQDNVILTGPSGHKSRPPYKAHEDALPLFLQDHNEPTRFRNIWIRELESDI, via the coding sequence ATGCAGCAATTCACAATAGAGGCTCTTGCAAAACCCCTTCGTTTAGATACGGATATCACCCATGGACTACCCAGGGCAATATTTTACAGGTTGGAGGAGGGTTTTGCAAGAGGCTCAATACTATCTCTGGCTCTCTTGGTCACCGTTTCCCCCGTGCTGGGACAAGTCCCTTCTCTGGAAGCATGGGATATCCATGACCTTGATCGCCCCCAGCCACAAATTGTAACCCCTGGAGAGTTGACTTCATCCCCTGCTCCTTCGGATGCAATTGTACTGTTTGATGGCACAAATTTCGACGAATGGACTCATGCGAATGGAGACCCGGTCGTTTGGTATTTACGAGATGGCTATATGGAGGTCAAACCTGGAACGGGTATTATCAAAACCATACGTTCATTTGGGGATGTTCAGCTTCATATCGAATGGGCTACCCCAAACAGCGGAGAAGGGCAAGACAGTGGTAACAGTGGCGTCTATCTCATGAGCACTTATGAAGTTCAAGTACTGAACTCGTTCAACAACAAGACCTATCCCGACGGACAGGCCGCCTCATTGTACGGGCAATATCCTCCACTGGTGAATGCAAGTCGACCCCCACTGGAATGGCAGTCCTATGACATTGTCTTCAGGAGACCCCACTTTGAGGAAGATGGTAGTTTAAAGGAGCCAGCGAGAGTAACTGTTTTCCACAACGATGTACTTGTTCAGGACAATGTTATACTGACTGGCCCGTCAGGACACAAATCCCGTCCTCCCTACAAAGCCCATGAAGATGCGTTGCCCCTGTTTCTTCAGGATCACAACGAACCGACGCGCTTTCGCAATATCTGGATTCGCGAACTGGAATCGGACATCTAA
- a CDS encoding MerR family transcriptional regulator, producing MKKTPKLYYSIGEVSKKIGVEAYVLRYWESEFHQLRPRKNSSGRRIYTKDDLKLVRQIYDLLRVKKYTLEGARQALKDGRERPADQKAERDELLRLRLFLENISRQLA from the coding sequence ATGAAAAAAACTCCTAAACTTTATTACTCGATTGGGGAGGTGAGCAAAAAAATCGGCGTGGAGGCGTATGTGCTCCGCTATTGGGAAAGTGAATTTCATCAACTCAGACCACGAAAAAACAGCTCCGGCCGACGAATTTATACAAAAGATGATCTAAAACTGGTGCGTCAAATCTATGACTTGCTTCGTGTAAAGAAATACACGCTTGAGGGTGCACGGCAGGCTCTGAAAGATGGACGTGAGAGGCCTGCTGATCAGAAAGCAGAACGGGACGAATTACTGAGATTACGCTTATTTCTGGAGAACATCAGTCGTCAATTGGCGTAA
- a CDS encoding helix-turn-helix domain-containing protein: MSNSKLEQAKRKYAEDLRTLRKQKGVSLDAICTETKVIKTVLEEFEINCLHRNNRFNKVYLYSLVRSYAKITGLDGDQILSALYMALDGSYDGRLSPDYKPKEKPAKLAESSTKKSANTSEPNKGASPPKSDKRTRGG; encoded by the coding sequence ATGTCAAACAGTAAGCTTGAGCAGGCGAAGCGCAAGTATGCGGAGGATCTACGCACTCTAAGGAAGCAGAAAGGTGTCTCATTAGACGCGATTTGTACAGAAACCAAAGTCATCAAGACTGTGCTGGAAGAGTTCGAGATCAACTGCCTCCATCGAAATAATAGATTCAATAAAGTCTACCTTTATTCCTTGGTCAGATCGTACGCGAAGATTACGGGCCTAGATGGTGACCAGATTTTGAGTGCGCTCTATATGGCACTAGATGGCAGCTATGATGGCAGGTTGAGTCCAGATTATAAACCCAAAGAGAAGCCAGCGAAGCTAGCGGAGTCATCTACCAAGAAATCGGCCAACACCAGCGAGCCCAATAAAGGGGCATCACCTCCCAAATCGGATAAACGTACACGCGGGGGATAA
- a CDS encoding GMC family oxidoreductase codes for MNKKAAYVSRSQEITDVIVVGSGISGGFAAKELTEAGLNVLLLERGYNLVHGAGYVTEHLENWEFPARNSKGSRMHQQQYAIQSRTYAFAEHTEHFFINDRENPYVEGDPFTWIRADVVGGRSLLWARQCYRWGPVDFEANVQDGMGIDWPIRYEEIAPWYDHVERFAGITGQPEGLPQCPDGVFLPPMPLNWAEQRVREAMESHFDDRLLTIGRAAILTQPHNGRAACHYCGPCYRGCSAGAYFSSQSATLPAAFATGRLTLQPESIVHSVIYDETQRKATGVRYIDRSTGVMREAYARTIFLCASALGTTQIMLNSTSSRFPNGLANDSGALGHYLMDHHFQIGATGQLPGGEDRYFQGSRPNGIYVPRFRNLSKETRRSDYLRGFGYQGEATRPSWGRLVHGFGPELKQTLRRPGPWEMVLEAFGEALPSFDNYVTLDESVTDAWGMPVLRIHCKWGENEFAMREDMKESAAEMLDAAGAKNIEIYDHHTEDGLGAEPGLGIHEMGTARMGRDPATSVLNAHNQCHSVPNVFVTDGACMTSSACQNPSITYMALTARAASYTVDQLKRLNL; via the coding sequence ATGAATAAAAAAGCTGCTTATGTATCCCGGTCACAGGAAATTACGGATGTCATCGTAGTGGGATCTGGTATCAGCGGAGGTTTTGCAGCAAAAGAGCTCACGGAGGCAGGGCTGAATGTTTTGCTTTTGGAGCGAGGTTACAACCTAGTGCATGGTGCAGGATACGTCACTGAACATCTGGAAAACTGGGAATTTCCTGCCCGCAATAGTAAGGGTTCACGCATGCATCAGCAGCAGTACGCGATTCAATCACGGACCTATGCTTTTGCGGAGCACACGGAACATTTTTTTATCAATGACAGAGAAAACCCTTATGTAGAAGGGGATCCATTCACTTGGATCAGAGCGGATGTAGTTGGTGGGCGTTCACTTTTATGGGCTCGTCAATGCTATCGCTGGGGGCCTGTGGATTTTGAGGCGAATGTACAGGATGGCATGGGCATTGATTGGCCGATCCGATACGAAGAAATCGCACCGTGGTATGACCATGTGGAGCGATTTGCCGGGATCACAGGCCAACCGGAAGGCCTTCCGCAGTGTCCCGACGGCGTTTTCTTGCCTCCCATGCCCTTGAACTGGGCAGAACAGCGTGTCCGGGAGGCTATGGAGTCCCACTTTGACGACCGATTACTGACAATTGGACGAGCGGCAATTCTTACCCAGCCTCATAATGGTCGGGCTGCATGCCATTATTGTGGACCATGTTACCGAGGATGCTCAGCAGGGGCCTATTTTAGTAGCCAGAGTGCAACACTGCCTGCTGCTTTTGCAACGGGCAGACTGACGCTACAACCGGAGAGTATCGTGCACAGCGTGATTTATGATGAAACACAAAGGAAAGCCACGGGGGTTCGCTACATAGATCGTAGTACGGGAGTCATGCGAGAGGCGTATGCTCGAACTATCTTCTTATGTGCCTCTGCATTAGGGACGACACAGATCATGTTAAATTCGACATCGTCCCGCTTCCCCAATGGTCTTGCGAACGATAGTGGGGCTCTGGGACATTATTTGATGGATCATCATTTTCAGATTGGTGCCACCGGTCAACTGCCAGGCGGCGAAGACCGATATTTTCAAGGGAGTCGTCCGAACGGGATCTATGTTCCGCGGTTTCGGAATCTTTCCAAAGAAACCCGGCGCAGCGACTACCTTCGGGGCTTTGGCTATCAGGGAGAGGCGACGAGACCCTCCTGGGGTCGCCTGGTTCACGGCTTTGGACCCGAGCTCAAACAAACACTCAGGAGGCCCGGGCCCTGGGAAATGGTGCTGGAGGCATTTGGTGAAGCATTACCAAGTTTTGACAACTATGTGACACTCGATGAATCCGTCACGGACGCATGGGGGATGCCAGTTTTACGAATCCACTGTAAGTGGGGTGAGAATGAATTTGCCATGCGCGAGGACATGAAAGAATCAGCTGCAGAAATGCTGGATGCCGCGGGCGCTAAAAACATAGAGATCTATGATCACCATACAGAGGATGGCCTTGGTGCGGAACCGGGGTTGGGGATACATGAAATGGGAACTGCTCGTATGGGACGGGACCCGGCAACCAGTGTATTAAATGCACATAATCAGTGTCACTCAGTCCCCAATGTATTTGTGACTGATGGCGCATGCATGACTTCCTCGGCGTGTCAGAATCCATCAATTACATACATGGCTTTGACGGCAAGAGCCGCCAGTTATACGGTTGATCAACTGAAACGTTTGAATCTCTGA
- a CDS encoding LamG domain-containing protein — MIALLLLIQLSPLQEALTFHASFDSASTADIAAGDPVLYRAQGWGERNNAKPASLPEGDVSILSHGGRHGGALNFSRYAEALYFFRAQDNLPYHQEGWNVTISFWLKLDPNQDLFEGQWCDPIQITSRAWDDASIFVDFTRNRPRQFRFAAFADRTIWNPDNQPWEEMAPGVMPMIIVSDPPFSHDSWTHVVLVLQKFNTDQNHAVLFGYLNGELSGVLEGRDQILTWNSEDVLTQIGLQFKGQIDDLAFFNRDLSTAEIQQLYMLPEGIAALHK; from the coding sequence ATGATTGCTTTACTTCTTCTGATCCAGTTATCTCCTCTGCAGGAGGCACTTACTTTCCACGCTTCTTTTGATTCGGCATCGACCGCAGACATTGCAGCGGGAGATCCGGTTCTTTACCGGGCTCAGGGGTGGGGGGAGCGCAATAATGCCAAGCCAGCTTCCTTACCTGAAGGTGACGTGTCGATTCTATCTCATGGCGGCCGCCATGGCGGAGCCTTAAACTTTTCCCGGTACGCGGAAGCACTTTACTTTTTTAGGGCACAAGATAATTTGCCTTACCACCAAGAGGGATGGAATGTGACCATCTCATTCTGGCTGAAACTGGATCCCAATCAGGACTTGTTTGAGGGGCAGTGGTGCGATCCGATACAGATCACGTCACGAGCTTGGGATGACGCCTCCATATTCGTAGACTTTACTCGTAACCGTCCACGGCAATTTCGATTTGCAGCATTTGCGGACCGCACGATATGGAACCCCGATAACCAGCCGTGGGAGGAAATGGCACCGGGAGTCATGCCAATGATCATTGTATCTGATCCACCATTTTCGCACGATTCATGGACGCATGTGGTCCTGGTATTACAGAAATTCAACACCGATCAAAACCATGCGGTACTCTTCGGCTATCTCAATGGAGAACTCTCTGGTGTGTTGGAAGGGCGGGACCAAATCCTTACCTGGAACTCTGAGGATGTCCTCACGCAGATCGGACTACAGTTCAAGGGTCAGATAGACGACTTGGCCTTCTTCAATCGAGATCTCTCGACTGCGGAAATCCAACAACTATACATGCTGCCGGAGGGCATTGCTGCGTTACACAAATAG